One Onychostoma macrolepis isolate SWU-2019 chromosome 15, ASM1243209v1, whole genome shotgun sequence DNA segment encodes these proteins:
- the crk gene encoding adapter molecule crk, with the protein MAGNFDSEDRGSWYWGRLSRQEAVSLLQGQRHGVFLVRDSITIPGDYVLSVSENSKVSHYIINSISSSSNRQSGPGLAPPRFRIGDQEFDALPALLEFYKIHYLDTTTLIEPISKAKHSSFISVNAGTGGAPQRLEEEYVRALFDFPGNDDEDLPFRKGDILRVLEKPEEQWWNAQNSEGRVGMIPVPYVEKYRPASPTSGGPGGSVGGSGAHGNSDGHGSQSQPLLGEPGQYAQPTSLPNLQNGPVYARAIQKRVPNAYDKTALALEVGDMVKVTKINVNGQWEGECKGKHGHFPFTHVRLLDQHNPEDELS; encoded by the exons ATGGCCGGAAATTTTGATTCGGAGGACCGAGGGAGCTGGTATTGGGGGAGATTAAGCCGGCAAGAGGCGGTTTCGCTGCTCCAAGGGCAGAGGCATGGAGTGTTCCTGGTGCGGGACTCGATCACTATTCCCGGGGACTACGTGCTGTCTGTGTCGGAGAACTCCAAAGTCTCTCATTACATAATAAACagcatcagcagcagcagcaaccgCCAGTCTGGACCAG GACTCGCTCCTCCTCGGTTCCGTATTGGAGATCAGGAATTTGATGCCTTACCTGCGCTCTTGGAGTTCTATAAGATCCACTACCTGGATACCACCACTCTCATTGAGCCCATCAGCAAAGCCAAGCACTCGTCCTTTATCAGCGTCAATGCAGGAACAGGAGGAGCTCCTCAGAGGCTGGAAGAGGAGTACGTCCGAGCTCTCTTTGACTTCCCCGGCAATGATGATGAGGACCTTCCGTTTCGAAAGGGCGATATTCTTAGAGTTCTGGAGAAGCCGGAGGAGCAGTGGTGGAACGCTCAGAATTCAGAAGGCCGTGTCGGCATGATCCCAGTGCCCTACGTGGAGAAGTACCGGCCGGCCTCGCCAACATCAGGTGGCCCTGGAGGGTCTGTTGGAGGATCCGGAGCTCACGGTAACTCCGACGGCCATGGTTCTCAGTCTCAACCTCTGCTTGGCGAGCCAGGCCAATATGCCCAGCCGACATCCTTACCCAATCTACAGAATGGTCCGGTTTATGCCAGGGCGATTCAGAAGAGAGTTCCCAATGCCTATGATAAGACTGCTCTTGCTTTGGAG GTCGGCGACATGGTGAAGGTGACCAAGATCAATGTAAACGGTCAGTGGGAGGGTGAGTGCAAGGGAAAGCATGGCCATTTTCCCTTTACCCACGTCCGCTTGCTGGACCAGCACAATCCAGAGGACGAACTGAGCTGA
- the ywhae1 gene encoding tyrosine 3-monooxygenase/tryptophan 5-monooxygenase activation protein, epsilon polypeptide 1 isoform X1 encodes MGDREDLVYQAKLAEQAERYDEMVDSMKKVAGMDVELTVEERNLLSVAYKNVIGARRASWRIISSIEQKEENKGGEDKLKMIREYRQTVETELKSICNDILDVLDKHLIPAANSGESKVFYYKMKGDYHRYLAEFATGNDRKEAAENSLVAYKAASDIAMTDLQPTHPIRLGLALNFSVFYYEILNSPDRACRLAKAAFDDAIAELDTLSEESYKDSTLIMQLLRDNLTLWTSDMQGDGEEQNKEALQDVEDENQ; translated from the exons ATGGGTGACCGGGAGGATTTGGTGTACCAAGCCAAACTCGCCGAGCAGGCGGAGAGATATGATG AAATGGTTGACTCCATGAAGAAGGTGGCTGGGATGGATGTCGAGCTAACGGTTGAAGAGAGAAACCTGCTCTCGGTGGCCTACAAGAACGTTATTGGGGCAAGAAGAGCATCCTGGAGGATAATCAGTAGTATTGAGCAGAAAGAGGAGAATAAGGGTGGAGAGGACAAATTGAAAATGATTCGGGAATATAGACAAACG GTTGAGACTGAATTGAAATCAATCTGCAATGACATCCTTGATGTGTTGGACAAGCACCTAATCCCAGCTGCAAATTCAGGAGAGTCCAAGGTCTTCTACTACAAAAT GAAGGGTGATTACCACAGGTATCTCGCTGAGTTTGCTACAGGAAACGACAGGAAGGAGGCTGCAGAAAACAGTTTGGTTGCTTACAAAGCTGCTAGTGATATTGCAATGACAGACCTTCAGCCTACACACCCCATTCGCTTGGGTCTGGCTCTTAACTTCTCTGTATTCTACTATGAAATCCTCAACTCTCCCGACCGTGCATgcag GTTGGCAAAGGCGGCATTTGACGATGCTATTGCTGAACTGGACACATTGAGTGAAGAAAGCTACAAGGACTCCACACTCATCATGCAATTGTTACGTGATAACCTGACACTATGGACTTCAGATATGCAGGGAGACG GTGAGGAACAGAATAAAGAGGCGCTGCAAGATGTGGAGGATGAAAACCAATGA
- the ywhae1 gene encoding tyrosine 3-monooxygenase/tryptophan 5-monooxygenase activation protein, epsilon polypeptide 1 isoform X2 gives MGDREDLVYQAKLAEQAERYDEMVDSMKKVAGMDVELTVEERNLLSVAYKNVIGARRASWRIISSIEQKEENKGGEDKLKMIREYRQTVETELKSICNDILDVLDKHLIPAANSGESKVFYYKMKGDYHRYLAEFATGNDRKEAAENSLVAYKAASDIAMTDLQPTHPIRLGLALNFSVFYYEILNSPDRACRLAKAAFDDAIAELDTLSEESYKDSTLIMQLLRDNLTLWTSDMQGDDS, from the exons ATGGGTGACCGGGAGGATTTGGTGTACCAAGCCAAACTCGCCGAGCAGGCGGAGAGATATGATG AAATGGTTGACTCCATGAAGAAGGTGGCTGGGATGGATGTCGAGCTAACGGTTGAAGAGAGAAACCTGCTCTCGGTGGCCTACAAGAACGTTATTGGGGCAAGAAGAGCATCCTGGAGGATAATCAGTAGTATTGAGCAGAAAGAGGAGAATAAGGGTGGAGAGGACAAATTGAAAATGATTCGGGAATATAGACAAACG GTTGAGACTGAATTGAAATCAATCTGCAATGACATCCTTGATGTGTTGGACAAGCACCTAATCCCAGCTGCAAATTCAGGAGAGTCCAAGGTCTTCTACTACAAAAT GAAGGGTGATTACCACAGGTATCTCGCTGAGTTTGCTACAGGAAACGACAGGAAGGAGGCTGCAGAAAACAGTTTGGTTGCTTACAAAGCTGCTAGTGATATTGCAATGACAGACCTTCAGCCTACACACCCCATTCGCTTGGGTCTGGCTCTTAACTTCTCTGTATTCTACTATGAAATCCTCAACTCTCCCGACCGTGCATgcag GTTGGCAAAGGCGGCATTTGACGATGCTATTGCTGAACTGGACACATTGAGTGAAGAAAGCTACAAGGACTCCACACTCATCATGCAATTGTTACGTGATAACCTGACACTATGGACTTCAGATATGCAGGGAGACG ATTCCTAA